One part of the Humulus lupulus chromosome 9, drHumLupu1.1, whole genome shotgun sequence genome encodes these proteins:
- the LOC133802511 gene encoding copper transporter 6-like: MSHEGHNPGDMNIMGGRGDDMPGMSGGNMSGMGGDLRNTTEVMMHSSLYWGKDAVILFSGWPNQNLGMYVLAFFLIFLIAVASEVLSVSPTIKAGTSPIKAGAIQASVYAFRMGFAYLVMLSVMSFNIGIFIAAVAGHTLGFFLIKTRSHAQTNQAAPKV; this comes from the coding sequence ATGTCACATGAGGGACATAATCCCGGCGATATGAACATCATGGGTGGTCGTGGTGATGACATGCCTGGTATGAGTGGCGGCAACATGTCCGGTATGGGTGGCGACCTGAGAAACACAACAGAGGTGATGATGCACTCGAGCCTCTACTGGGGAAAAGATGCTGTGATCTTGTTCTCTGGTTGGCCAAACCAGAATCTTGGTATGTATGTGCTTGCTTTCTTCTTAATCTTTCTGATAGCTGTAGCTTCTGAGGTTTTGTCTGTCTCTCCAACTATAAAAGCCGGCACCAGCCCCATCAAGGCGGGTGCCATTCAAGCCAGCGTCTACGCTTTCAGGATGGGTTTTGCTTATCTAGTCATGCTCTCTGTCATGTCCTTCAACATAGGAATCTTCATAGCTGCTGTGGCTGGACACACCCTCGGATTCTTCCTCATCAAAACTCGTTCACATGCCCAGACCAACCAAGCTGCTCCCAAAGTCTGA